The proteins below come from a single Erysipelothrix piscisicarius genomic window:
- the leuS gene encoding leucine--tRNA ligase yields the protein MYNHLKIEKKWQKYWDEHETFKTDVHNFDLPKYYVLDMFPYPSGNGLHVGHPRGYTATDVIARYKRMNGFNVLHPMGWDAFGLPAEQFALKTGNHPNEFTKQNIAHFTDQIKSLGLSYDWSREISTTDPGYYKWTQWIFTKLYDMGLAYVDEKPVNFCPELGTVLANEEVIDGKSEVGGFDVIRMPMRQWVLKITEYADRLLEDLDLVEWPDSTKEMQINWIGRSEGSNVIFKIADHDKEFTVFTTRADTLFGNTYCVLAPEHPFVKEITTPDNIDEVNAYVEKVLHKSDLERTELNKEKSGVFTGAYAINPVNGKKVPIYIADYVLAAYGTGAIMAVPAHDTRDFEFAKKYNLEIIPVIEGGDTSVEAYTGDGIHINSGFLDGMGKDEAIETMQAWLVENGYGEAKTTYKLRDWLFSRQRYWGEPIPIVHLEDGTMRTVELDELPLELPEVENYKPASDGQSPLANAGDWLDVTFADGTKGRRETNTMPQWAGSCWYYLRYIDPENNDAIGDPELLKHWMPVDLYMGGSEHAVLHLLYARFWHKVLFDLGVVDTKEPFGKLYHQGMILGANNEKMSKSRGNVVNPDDIVESHGADALRVYEMFMGPLDGAIAWSTRGLDGIRKWLDRVYRLMVESDKITETNDGSLDFVYNQTVQKVTHDIETFGMNTAISQLMIFVNEAYKAETLYKDYALGFIKMLACFAPHLGEELYEIVSGNGDISYEPWPKFDPSKLVLDELEIVVQINGKVRAKFIAPNNLPEDELKALVYDQAQVQKNLEGMTVIKEIVIKNKIVNLVVKPN from the coding sequence ATGTATAACCATTTAAAAATTGAGAAAAAATGGCAAAAATATTGGGATGAACATGAAACGTTTAAGACAGATGTTCATAACTTTGATTTACCAAAATATTATGTTTTAGACATGTTCCCATATCCATCAGGAAATGGACTTCATGTAGGGCATCCACGTGGGTATACTGCGACGGATGTAATTGCACGTTATAAACGCATGAATGGTTTTAATGTCTTACACCCTATGGGATGGGATGCTTTTGGTCTACCTGCAGAGCAATTTGCCTTGAAAACTGGAAATCATCCAAATGAATTTACAAAACAAAATATCGCGCACTTTACTGATCAAATTAAAAGTCTTGGTCTTTCTTATGATTGGAGTCGTGAGATTTCCACAACAGATCCAGGTTACTACAAATGGACTCAATGGATCTTTACAAAGCTTTATGACATGGGATTGGCTTACGTTGATGAGAAACCCGTAAACTTCTGTCCTGAATTGGGAACCGTTCTTGCGAATGAAGAAGTCATTGACGGTAAGAGTGAAGTGGGTGGTTTTGATGTAATTCGTATGCCAATGCGTCAATGGGTCTTAAAAATTACGGAATACGCAGATCGTTTATTGGAAGATTTGGATTTAGTCGAATGGCCAGATTCAACAAAAGAAATGCAAATTAACTGGATCGGTCGCTCTGAAGGGTCGAATGTTATCTTTAAAATTGCAGATCATGATAAAGAATTTACAGTATTTACAACGCGTGCAGATACGTTATTTGGAAATACATATTGTGTTCTTGCTCCAGAACATCCTTTTGTTAAGGAAATTACAACGCCAGATAATATCGATGAAGTAAATGCTTATGTTGAGAAAGTGTTGCATAAGTCTGATTTAGAACGTACTGAACTCAATAAAGAAAAATCAGGTGTATTTACAGGAGCATATGCCATTAATCCTGTAAATGGAAAAAAGGTTCCAATTTACATCGCAGATTATGTTCTCGCAGCATACGGTACGGGTGCAATTATGGCAGTACCTGCACACGATACACGTGATTTTGAGTTTGCTAAGAAATACAATCTTGAGATTATTCCAGTGATTGAAGGTGGCGATACTTCTGTAGAAGCGTACACTGGAGATGGAATTCATATCAATTCTGGATTCTTAGATGGTATGGGTAAGGATGAAGCAATAGAAACAATGCAAGCGTGGTTGGTTGAGAATGGTTACGGAGAAGCGAAAACTACGTACAAACTTCGTGATTGGTTATTCTCAAGACAACGTTATTGGGGAGAGCCAATTCCAATTGTTCATTTAGAAGATGGAACCATGCGTACAGTTGAACTTGATGAACTTCCTCTTGAACTTCCTGAGGTTGAAAATTACAAACCAGCGAGTGATGGTCAATCGCCACTTGCGAATGCCGGTGATTGGTTGGACGTAACGTTTGCGGATGGCACAAAAGGACGCCGAGAAACAAATACAATGCCACAATGGGCAGGATCTTGCTGGTACTACTTACGTTATATTGATCCAGAAAATAATGATGCAATCGGTGATCCAGAACTTCTAAAACATTGGATGCCTGTGGATCTTTATATGGGTGGCTCGGAGCATGCTGTTCTCCACCTTCTTTATGCACGATTCTGGCATAAGGTCCTATTTGACCTAGGTGTTGTGGATACCAAAGAACCATTTGGTAAACTTTATCACCAAGGGATGATTCTCGGTGCTAATAATGAGAAGATGAGTAAGTCACGAGGAAATGTTGTGAATCCTGATGATATCGTAGAAAGTCATGGTGCGGATGCTCTTCGTGTTTACGAAATGTTCATGGGCCCCTTAGATGGCGCTATTGCATGGAGTACACGTGGCCTTGATGGAATTCGTAAATGGCTTGATCGTGTCTACCGTTTAATGGTTGAGTCCGATAAGATTACGGAAACTAATGATGGTAGCCTTGATTTTGTATATAACCAAACGGTTCAAAAAGTTACACATGATATTGAAACATTTGGTATGAATACTGCAATTTCACAGTTGATGATTTTTGTGAATGAAGCATATAAAGCAGAGACATTGTATAAAGATTACGCTCTCGGATTTATTAAAATGCTTGCATGTTTTGCACCGCATTTGGGTGAAGAACTTTATGAAATTGTGTCTGGGAATGGCGATATTAGCTATGAACCATGGCCAAAGTTTGATCCAAGTAAATTAGTGCTTGATGAATTAGAAATTGTTGTTCAAATTAATGGGAAAGTACGTGCTAAATTTATTGCACCTAATAATTTACCAGAAGATGAATTAAAAGCTCTTGTATATGATCAAGCACAAGTTCAAAAAAATCTTGAAGGTATGACCGTTATCAAAGAAATTGTGATTAAGAATAAGATTGTTAATTTGGTTGTGAAGCCAAACTAA
- a CDS encoding low molecular weight protein-tyrosine-phosphatase → MKHILFVCLGNICRSPMAEGIFKDLYGDKYVVKSAATSSWEHGNPVHPGTASILEAMGISCKGMTSSQITIEDFYHYDCIIGMDKSNIQNLLKIATKGTEHKIHLFLDQVDDLKGHEVPDPYYTGDFEETKDLVLRGSHAWDQYLSKKE, encoded by the coding sequence ATGAAACATATTTTATTTGTATGTCTAGGTAATATTTGCCGTTCTCCGATGGCAGAAGGAATTTTTAAAGATTTATATGGAGATAAGTATGTCGTGAAATCAGCAGCAACGAGTTCTTGGGAGCATGGAAATCCGGTCCACCCTGGAACTGCATCGATTTTAGAAGCGATGGGAATTTCCTGTAAGGGTATGACCTCTTCACAAATCACAATTGAAGATTTCTATCACTATGACTGTATCATCGGAATGGACAAAAGCAATATCCAAAATCTTTTAAAAATCGCAACCAAAGGTACTGAACACAAGATTCATTTGTTTTTGGATCAAGTTGATGACTTAAAAGGACATGAGGTTCCAGATCCTTATTATACCGGAGATTTCGAAGAGACTAAGGATCTTGTTTTACGAGGTTCACACGCTTGGGATCAATATCTTAGTAAAAAAGAATAA
- a CDS encoding restriction endonuclease, with the protein MNFIASLFKTKTPKHILEVRNQKAFENYFLNLLPLLGYDSIQVPEAKYAHGVHVVAKKDGMRCAFKIVFNPKEVGTDPISELAAALVFHKAKIGIVVTNGVFTEKAEQYSNIKRINLWDVYHLDKLESRSNLYEVHLKKIINKAVKKANRKPSMLLAAGLVVTNIVLMAIVKEGTKNEEA; encoded by the coding sequence ATGAATTTTATTGCTTCGCTTTTTAAAACTAAAACTCCTAAACACATATTAGAGGTCCGTAATCAGAAGGCATTTGAAAATTATTTCTTAAATCTGTTACCGCTGTTGGGTTATGATTCGATTCAAGTTCCTGAGGCGAAGTATGCCCATGGCGTTCATGTTGTTGCAAAGAAAGATGGGATGCGTTGTGCATTTAAAATCGTATTTAATCCTAAGGAAGTAGGGACCGATCCGATTTCAGAGCTCGCGGCTGCTTTGGTGTTTCATAAGGCGAAGATTGGTATTGTTGTTACCAATGGTGTTTTCACTGAAAAAGCTGAACAGTATTCAAACATAAAACGCATTAATCTGTGGGATGTTTATCACTTAGATAAATTAGAATCGCGATCAAATCTTTACGAGGTTCATTTGAAAAAAATTATAAATAAAGCGGTTAAAAAGGCGAATCGGAAGCCCTCAATGTTATTGGCTGCGGGTTTAGTCGTAACCAATATTGTTCTCATGGCAATTGTTAAAGAAGGAACTAAAAATGAAGAGGCGTAA
- a CDS encoding PadR family transcriptional regulator: protein MLSSDVMRGYNDTIVLYILRTNDSYGYEIGQKIQELSNRKYIIKETTLYSTFARLEKNGYIKSYSGGDETKGRQRTYYHITDLGNQYYLEKCVEWKLVKEIIDIFTQNQEDTL from the coding sequence ATGTTAAGTAGTGATGTAATGCGTGGATACAATGATACGATTGTTCTTTATATCTTACGCACAAATGATTCCTATGGATATGAAATTGGTCAAAAAATCCAAGAGCTATCCAATCGAAAGTACATAATAAAAGAAACAACGCTCTATTCCACATTTGCGCGTCTCGAGAAAAATGGGTATATCAAATCTTACAGCGGTGGTGACGAAACCAAAGGACGCCAACGAACGTACTATCATATTACAGATTTAGGAAATCAATACTATCTAGAGAAGTGTGTCGAGTGGAAGCTCGTAAAAGAAATTATTGATATTTTTACACAAAATCAGGAGGACACCTTATGA
- a CDS encoding permease prefix domain 1-containing protein, whose amino-acid sequence MNQILDYIEVMFKSLPQTDEVVKLKMNLTDSMELKFNQYIEEGKGESEAIGLVIGEFGSIDELKEALDLNMADDEVNVYLEATRVEAYLNFIKRFAMMISLGVAVIMVGVGATASFNNLIIFFLSLIVGVTLFVYYGMIYATYYDITNKGIVDSVQYQRIDQIQKDNQPSFIRSIVLGVALCIIAVFSVVYLEEYLLVSEYAPLVFMSITAVAVVLFINAGVNKTHIDALTTRYEWAKSKAQSSSLKETLEREERLENITGILMGLASMVYLILGFTMNLWHPGWIIFPIIALVGELIKSIKKE is encoded by the coding sequence ATGAATCAAATATTAGATTATATCGAAGTGATGTTTAAATCACTGCCACAAACAGATGAAGTTGTAAAACTAAAAATGAACCTAACAGACTCAATGGAATTAAAATTCAATCAGTATATTGAAGAAGGAAAAGGAGAGTCGGAAGCAATTGGTTTGGTAATTGGAGAGTTTGGCAGTATTGATGAACTGAAAGAGGCCTTAGATTTAAACATGGCTGATGATGAAGTGAATGTTTATCTGGAAGCTACACGAGTTGAAGCATATCTCAACTTTATTAAGCGATTCGCGATGATGATTTCATTAGGAGTTGCGGTCATTATGGTTGGTGTAGGCGCAACAGCGTCTTTCAATAATTTAATAATTTTCTTTTTATCTCTGATTGTGGGTGTAACCCTCTTTGTATACTATGGCATGATCTATGCAACCTATTACGATATTACGAATAAAGGGATTGTGGACTCAGTTCAATATCAACGAATTGATCAAATCCAAAAAGACAATCAACCTTCATTTATTCGTTCAATTGTTTTGGGTGTTGCCCTCTGTATCATCGCAGTGTTTTCAGTTGTGTATTTGGAAGAATATTTGTTGGTTAGCGAGTACGCACCTTTAGTGTTTATGAGTATTACCGCAGTTGCGGTCGTATTATTTATTAATGCGGGTGTTAATAAAACTCATATTGATGCACTGACAACACGTTATGAGTGGGCTAAAAGTAAGGCGCAGTCTTCAAGTTTAAAAGAAACATTAGAACGGGAAGAGCGACTTGAAAACATAACGGGAATTCTAATGGGGTTAGCGTCAATGGTTTACCTTATTCTTGGCTTCACCATGAACTTATGGCATCCCGGTTGGATTATCTTTCCAATAATTGCCTTAGTTGGAGAATTAATTAAAAGCATAAAAAAAGAATAA
- a CDS encoding CpaF/VirB11 family protein → MNILTSIFDFGPLTPFVEDENITDINFNGVDLWIDDLVRGRLVHRNFSSHEVMWRICSRLSNIVNLPFNQQHPVLETDFNHLRISVIHPSITRFLSVSIRKTTYKLRLSESYIGASSYMSISALKFLKYAVRSKCNILVSGLPGAGKTELIKFLAGYISRDERIITIEDSYELHLKQIYPTLDTVEITVDERFSYSHAIKACLRQRPNWLLLSEVRGAEIVDLLRCISTGASVMSTVHARSAMEIPDRIQQMTPVTEYINEQKIFDAINIGIHIDLKICANGIQRFIREIVVFTREGHYRLYSFKGKRLQAKIPELIKEKAELYGVKW, encoded by the coding sequence TTGAACATTTTAACATCAATCTTTGATTTTGGACCCTTAACCCCATTTGTGGAAGATGAAAATATTACAGATATTAATTTTAATGGCGTTGATTTATGGATCGATGATCTTGTGAGAGGTAGACTCGTTCATCGTAATTTTTCCAGTCACGAAGTCATGTGGAGGATTTGTTCACGTCTGTCAAACATCGTTAATTTACCCTTTAATCAGCAACACCCTGTCTTAGAAACGGATTTTAATCATTTGCGGATAAGTGTGATTCATCCAAGCATTACCCGATTTTTAAGCGTTTCGATTCGAAAGACAACTTATAAACTACGTTTAAGTGAATCGTATATTGGGGCTTCCTCATATATGAGCATATCGGCGTTAAAATTTCTGAAATATGCAGTTCGGTCTAAGTGTAATATTTTAGTGAGTGGACTGCCTGGAGCTGGGAAAACAGAACTTATAAAGTTTTTAGCGGGATATATTAGTCGTGATGAACGAATTATTACAATCGAGGATTCCTATGAATTGCATCTTAAACAAATCTACCCAACGCTCGATACTGTTGAAATTACGGTTGATGAACGATTTAGCTATTCGCATGCAATTAAAGCGTGTTTGCGACAAAGACCGAATTGGCTATTATTGAGTGAAGTTCGCGGTGCTGAGATTGTTGATTTATTGAGGTGTATTTCAACGGGTGCAAGTGTAATGAGTACAGTGCATGCTCGAAGTGCAATGGAAATACCAGATCGGATTCAGCAAATGACACCTGTTACAGAATACATCAATGAACAGAAAATATTTGACGCGATTAATATTGGGATTCATATTGATTTAAAAATATGCGCGAATGGCATTCAACGATTTATTCGTGAAATTGTAGTTTTTACACGAGAAGGTCACTATCGTCTCTATTCTTTTAAAGGAAAACGGCTTCAGGCCAAAATACCAGAGTTGATTAAAGAAAAAGCAGAATTGTATGGTGTCAAATGGTGA
- a CDS encoding beta-carotene 15,15'-monooxygenase produces the protein MDKMCTLYLMGAILLLLIIYLGTIFKLKATLILLLSGFALCCGVFQLHILCCYQNQKIAFESLYLFLSSNASFFRNWEKALPCLEHLASIEPEFHCYTEVILEAINSGESLIQAYKRVSPHYLVVTLAVIMEMAETYGNAGLDHALLSYEEDLDQWKVYTEKLNQELLGMRLKVLLLIVMSVGIAYLSIGMLRETVPINHSLFYQYTVTGFLIVILIVLMETMKGMKASWICEEECID, from the coding sequence ATGGATAAAATGTGCACATTGTATCTTATGGGAGCGATTTTATTATTGTTGATTATTTATCTAGGGACGATATTCAAACTAAAAGCCACTCTCATTCTACTCCTAAGTGGATTCGCATTATGCTGTGGTGTGTTTCAACTTCACATTCTTTGCTGTTATCAAAATCAGAAAATTGCCTTTGAGTCGCTGTATCTATTTTTAAGTTCGAATGCATCTTTTTTTCGAAACTGGGAGAAAGCCTTGCCATGCTTAGAACACCTTGCAAGCATCGAACCTGAATTTCACTGCTATACCGAAGTTATTCTAGAGGCGATAAATTCGGGAGAATCATTGATACAAGCTTATAAACGCGTCTCTCCACATTACTTAGTTGTGACCCTTGCGGTGATCATGGAGATGGCTGAAACATATGGAAATGCGGGTCTTGATCACGCACTTCTTAGTTATGAGGAAGATCTCGATCAATGGAAGGTATACACTGAGAAGTTAAATCAAGAACTTTTGGGAATGCGATTAAAAGTTTTGCTTCTTATAGTAATGAGTGTAGGGATTGCTTATCTTTCAATTGGAATGCTACGTGAGACCGTACCCATTAATCATTCTTTGTTTTACCAATACACAGTGACTGGATTTCTTATCGTAATTTTAATTGTATTGATGGAAACCATGAAAGGGATGAAGGCATCATGGATTTGTGAGGAAGAATGTATTGATTAG
- a CDS encoding pentapeptide repeat-containing protein: protein MKRPQFIEELVVSNARVLFSELKRNTRYESCLIYQDHALVKCEQVCFSKCEFEMDACDRAELLDVVFDRCDLSNHSLQKSYLYRCEFLSCKLMASEIYDSKVKDVLFKDTLMNFMNLSQSSFENVVFEGCRLNETSLMMAKYKNMKFNDCELTGLNLSDTRCNALDLTTCTFDTIVYSPSLIKGMRIRADQASALIGYLGLIID from the coding sequence ATGAAAAGACCTCAGTTTATCGAAGAGTTGGTAGTGAGCAATGCTCGTGTACTCTTTTCGGAATTAAAGCGTAATACACGTTATGAATCATGTTTAATTTATCAAGATCACGCATTAGTAAAGTGTGAACAAGTCTGTTTTAGTAAATGTGAATTTGAAATGGATGCGTGTGATCGTGCCGAATTGCTGGATGTTGTGTTTGATCGTTGTGATCTAAGTAATCATTCTTTACAAAAAAGTTATCTTTACCGCTGTGAATTTTTGTCCTGTAAGTTAATGGCGAGTGAAATTTACGATAGCAAAGTTAAGGATGTGTTATTTAAAGATACACTGATGAATTTTATGAATTTGTCACAATCAAGTTTTGAAAATGTCGTGTTTGAGGGATGCCGACTTAATGAGACATCCTTGATGATGGCAAAATATAAGAATATGAAGTTTAACGATTGCGAGCTTACAGGATTAAATCTCTCGGATACGCGCTGTAACGCTTTAGATTTAACGACTTGCACCTTTGATACGATTGTATATTCTCCCTCACTTATAAAAGGAATGCGCATTCGTGCTGATCAAGCAAGTGCGTTGATTGGTTATCTCGGTTTAATTATTGATTAA
- a CDS encoding SAF domain-containing protein, which yields MTRIRCQFEKVYRLNTDLVQREKIEAHHLEEISIPKKILNETMIRTKENIVGRYVRLGHTLYKGQILDRRDFEHFDDSQGKSLLLLEPEEVLMSAEASMVNTGGNLLRAGDYVNLSVRVREFDGSGKIIPLLKGVRIVNVRDRDGHEIEAGKQPNVLSFAIPQKLENIVHKALEMGDLSVVICSGIPHVINDLQKEVVEHFNINL from the coding sequence ATGACGCGAATTCGGTGTCAATTTGAAAAAGTATATCGTCTTAATACGGATTTAGTGCAACGAGAAAAAATTGAAGCGCATCATTTGGAAGAAATATCAATTCCAAAGAAAATTCTTAATGAAACGATGATCCGTACAAAGGAAAATATCGTTGGACGATATGTACGTTTAGGTCATACTCTTTACAAAGGGCAAATTTTGGATCGTCGTGATTTTGAGCATTTTGATGATTCACAAGGTAAGTCGCTATTATTACTTGAACCTGAAGAGGTGCTAATGAGTGCGGAAGCATCAATGGTAAATACGGGTGGTAATCTCTTGAGGGCCGGTGATTACGTGAATCTAAGCGTACGAGTGCGAGAGTTTGATGGCTCAGGGAAGATAATTCCATTATTAAAAGGAGTGCGTATTGTGAATGTACGTGATCGTGATGGACATGAGATTGAAGCCGGAAAACAACCCAATGTACTTAGTTTTGCAATCCCGCAAAAATTAGAGAATATTGTTCATAAAGCATTGGAAATGGGTGACTTGTCAGTCGTTATTTGTAGCGGGATTCCTCACGTTATTAATGATCTACAAAAAGAGGTGGTTGAACATTTTAACATCAATCTTTGA
- a CDS encoding LrgB family protein encodes MMNSLFNNPLFGLALTFGVYLGSQKLQKKFKSPLLNPLLITSLAIIVMLTVFGIDYENYNQGGKFLTALIGPATVALAIPLYNNLDLLKKYKKLVLISTLTGVIVHAVCILILSLVLNLDSQMIATVIPKSVTTAIAADVALSLGGLKTLTICIVIVTGILGAALAPILNKVFHIDNPLAQGLALGTAAHAVGTSKAIEMGELQGTMATLSLILTGLVPVALSPLTLKIITAII; translated from the coding sequence ATGATGAATTCACTCTTTAACAATCCTTTATTTGGTCTTGCACTAACTTTCGGTGTTTATTTAGGTTCTCAAAAACTACAAAAAAAGTTTAAGTCCCCGCTATTAAATCCACTTCTTATTACTTCCCTAGCAATTATTGTAATGCTCACGGTATTTGGTATTGACTACGAAAATTATAACCAAGGTGGAAAATTTTTAACAGCGTTAATTGGGCCCGCAACTGTAGCCCTCGCAATTCCCCTTTATAATAATCTTGATCTCCTCAAAAAATATAAAAAATTAGTCTTGATAAGTACGCTAACCGGTGTCATTGTACACGCAGTGTGTATTCTGATTTTATCTTTAGTTTTAAATCTTGATTCTCAAATGATTGCAACTGTTATTCCAAAATCTGTAACGACCGCAATCGCCGCAGATGTTGCGCTGAGTTTAGGTGGTCTTAAGACGCTTACAATATGCATTGTGATTGTGACTGGAATCCTTGGTGCCGCACTTGCTCCAATTCTTAATAAGGTCTTTCACATCGATAATCCCTTAGCGCAAGGTCTTGCTTTAGGAACTGCCGCACATGCAGTAGGAACTTCTAAAGCAATTGAGATGGGTGAGTTACAAGGAACAATGGCGACTTTATCTCTCATTCTTACAGGACTTGTTCCCGTAGCGTTGAGTCCACTAACATTGAAAATTATAACTGCTATAATATAG
- a CDS encoding type III pantothenate kinase, with protein sequence MILTIDVGNSNTVLIGYVDNESVYKKRVITEKKDVLKYYTSVFETIETKVDAVVLSSVVPSITQAIMDVLVKQFQCDIHCVSIENTKNFRVKLDKPHEIGADFIATAVGAYAQYQAPMIIADIGSASKLSVIDADGSFMGGAIIPGLQTSLDALIQYIPHLPEVALDIPVHVIGTNTEHCIQSGITYGLIAQISGLAMMMEKELGMECTKIITGGYAQLIHSQMKEFIYNRDLLNDGLRILYQRRDLKSTSIINDNE encoded by the coding sequence ATGATCTTAACAATCGATGTTGGTAACTCAAATACTGTTCTAATTGGTTATGTTGATAACGAAAGCGTTTATAAAAAAAGAGTAATCACAGAAAAAAAAGATGTACTTAAATACTATACTTCAGTTTTTGAAACGATTGAAACGAAGGTTGATGCTGTAGTCCTTTCAAGTGTTGTACCAAGTATCACTCAAGCAATTATGGATGTTTTGGTAAAACAGTTTCAATGTGATATTCATTGTGTGTCAATCGAAAACACCAAAAACTTTAGGGTTAAATTAGATAAACCTCATGAAATAGGTGCGGATTTCATTGCGACGGCTGTTGGTGCTTATGCACAATATCAAGCGCCGATGATAATTGCAGATATTGGAAGTGCATCAAAATTAAGTGTGATTGACGCGGATGGTTCCTTTATGGGTGGTGCAATTATTCCAGGTTTACAAACATCACTGGATGCGTTAATACAATATATTCCCCACCTTCCGGAGGTGGCGTTGGACATCCCAGTCCATGTGATTGGAACCAATACAGAGCATTGTATTCAATCGGGGATTACATATGGATTAATAGCTCAAATAAGCGGACTTGCAATGATGATGGAGAAAGAATTGGGCATGGAATGCACCAAAATCATTACGGGCGGGTATGCTCAACTTATCCATAGCCAAATGAAAGAATTTATTTATAATCGTGATTTACTGAATGACGGATTGAGAATTCTGTATCAACGAAGGGATTTGAAATCAACAAGTATCATTAATGACAATGAATAG
- a CDS encoding metallophosphoesterase, translating into MVFKLILFILILVIVLIVYGMIAYYWLKTKQINVKDFKIKKEIPEQLRGKRIIFLSDFQFDHRARNFLDHAAQNVVDKTNQLEPDLVILGGDYIHQKHRRNTRIFDYLKEIEAPKIGVLGNHDYRDLETSLEGLKYADVQVIKNETVRFHGMNIIGVDDYKRGKIKLPEYDNSLNLLVTHNPDYAPKLSKGADIDIALAGHLHGGQLTFFGLYAPAANHSEYGQRYRYGMVHDDHMSIYITSGVGGTVYVLPMRLFARPEIVVIDF; encoded by the coding sequence ATGGTATTTAAACTAATATTATTTATTTTAATCCTAGTCATAGTATTGATCGTTTATGGAATGATTGCGTACTATTGGCTTAAAACAAAACAGATTAATGTAAAAGACTTTAAAATTAAAAAAGAAATTCCCGAACAATTGCGTGGAAAGCGAATTATCTTCCTGTCTGATTTTCAATTCGATCATCGTGCCCGTAATTTTCTGGACCATGCAGCCCAAAACGTAGTCGATAAAACAAATCAGCTTGAACCAGACTTAGTCATTCTTGGTGGGGATTATATTCATCAAAAACATCGTAGAAACACACGAATTTTTGATTACTTAAAAGAAATTGAAGCACCTAAAATTGGAGTTCTTGGTAATCATGATTATCGTGATCTTGAAACATCGCTTGAAGGTTTGAAATACGCTGACGTTCAGGTGATTAAGAACGAAACAGTTCGATTTCATGGTATGAATATCATCGGTGTGGATGACTATAAACGCGGTAAAATAAAACTTCCTGAGTATGATAACAGTCTGAATCTTCTTGTTACACATAACCCTGATTATGCACCCAAACTCAGTAAGGGTGCTGATATTGACATCGCATTAGCGGGTCATCTCCATGGTGGACAACTAACATTCTTTGGTCTCTATGCTCCAGCTGCGAATCATAGTGAGTATGGACAGCGCTATCGCTACGGAATGGTCCATGATGACCATATGAGTATCTATATAACTTCAGGTGTTGGAGGAACGGTGTATGTCCTTCCGATGCGTCTCTTTGCTCGACCTGAAATTGTTGTCATCGATTTTTAA